A region of Candidatus Dependentiae bacterium DNA encodes the following proteins:
- the asnB gene encoding asparagine synthase (glutamine-hydrolyzing), with product MKVCGIAGIIVDSSHSDFQKLTIDFSSDIKLMTESISHRGMDSGNYFIDDEKGCFLGHRRLSIIDLSDVANQPMDSLDGRYKIIFNGEIYNYQQLTSELEAEGVKFVTKSDTEVLLNLYILYGKSCLKNLRGMFSFAIWDSNEKRLFAARDHLGKKPFNFIVGEKGGVKYFAFSSELKSFSNLSFYKKELNLAAVNEYLSFYSINAPDSFYKDVYALPPAHFAEFKDGNLEIGRYWDLREIQTNCDLNLHQIKTNLRDLVKESVRLRMRADVPVGAFLSGGLDSTTIVGLMSTLTDIPVKTFSIGFEKEGSYIDELSLASKVAKKFGCDHHETIISGTQFKKVFNDFIYYIDQPSGDGINGFLVSQVAAQHVKVSLSGLGGDEVFLGYRYFQDLLRLQKFDGSFNKKFISIFADLFNKNKIFRSLAYKTGFSFLRFYGLKDKDIYLQMRSIFQIDEKEKLVKNKDILKFDYLSKASNILDPIFSRSDDFLNKFSKSELSWYTPGMLLKDSDVTAMAFTLEVRVPFLDKNLVECLLTVPSKYKIYEGQKYNKPLLANLFDGLIPAEILNFPKHGFEMPIGFWLIKHFEKELNYLQNVSFLNQEYVKKLVCDLRRNPKNYLKVWTLLVLCKWLEKQGFEIA from the coding sequence ATAAAAGTGTGCGGAATTGCTGGGATAATTGTAGATAGCAGTCATAGTGATTTTCAAAAATTAACGATAGATTTTTCTTCTGATATAAAATTAATGACAGAATCTATTTCGCATCGAGGAATGGACAGTGGTAACTATTTTATAGATGACGAAAAGGGTTGTTTTTTAGGTCATCGTAGGCTTTCAATAATAGATTTATCAGATGTGGCAAACCAACCAATGGATTCGCTTGATGGTCGGTACAAAATAATTTTTAACGGCGAAATCTACAATTATCAGCAACTTACAAGTGAGCTTGAAGCTGAAGGTGTAAAATTTGTAACAAAAAGCGACACTGAGGTTTTGTTAAATTTGTACATTTTATACGGTAAATCTTGCCTAAAAAACTTGCGTGGAATGTTTTCTTTTGCAATTTGGGATAGTAATGAGAAAAGGCTTTTTGCAGCACGCGATCATCTTGGTAAAAAGCCTTTTAATTTTATTGTCGGTGAAAAAGGGGGCGTTAAATATTTTGCGTTTTCTTCAGAGCTAAAATCTTTTTCAAATCTTTCTTTTTATAAAAAAGAGTTAAATCTTGCCGCAGTAAATGAATATCTATCTTTTTATTCGATAAATGCACCCGACAGTTTTTACAAAGATGTTTATGCATTGCCGCCTGCACATTTTGCAGAATTTAAGGATGGAAATTTAGAAATTGGAAGATATTGGGATTTGCGAGAAATCCAAACAAATTGTGATTTAAATTTGCATCAGATTAAAACAAATTTACGAGACTTAGTAAAAGAATCTGTAAGGCTTAGAATGCGCGCCGATGTTCCAGTTGGTGCATTTTTGAGCGGTGGGTTGGATTCAACAACTATCGTTGGTCTCATGTCAACGTTGACCGACATTCCTGTTAAAACTTTTAGCATTGGTTTTGAAAAAGAGGGAAGTTATATTGATGAACTCAGTTTAGCTAGTAAGGTTGCAAAGAAATTTGGTTGTGATCATCATGAAACAATAATTTCGGGAACACAGTTCAAAAAAGTTTTTAATGATTTTATTTATTACATTGATCAACCAAGTGGTGATGGAATAAATGGTTTTTTAGTTTCGCAAGTTGCCGCGCAGCATGTTAAAGTTTCGCTTAGTGGTTTAGGTGGTGATGAGGTTTTTTTAGGGTATCGATATTTTCAAGATTTACTCAGGTTGCAAAAATTTGATGGTTCGTTTAATAAAAAATTTATTTCGATATTCGCTGATCTTTTTAATAAAAATAAAATATTTAGATCACTAGCATATAAAACAGGTTTTTCATTTTTAAGATTTTATGGTTTGAAAGATAAAGATATTTATCTACAAATGCGATCGATTTTTCAAATTGATGAAAAAGAGAAATTAGTTAAAAACAAAGATATTTTAAAATTCGATTATTTATCAAAGGCTTCTAATATTTTGGACCCTATTTTTAGTCGAAGCGATGATTTTTTAAATAAATTTTCAAAATCAGAATTGTCTTGGTATACGCCCGGCATGCTTCTCAAAGATTCGGATGTTACAGCGATGGCTTTTACGCTAGAAGTGCGAGTGCCATTTCTTGATAAAAATTTAGTTGAATGTTTATTAACTGTTCCAAGTAAGTACAAAATCTATGAAGGGCAAAAGTATAATAAGCCTTTACTTGCTAATTTGTTTGATGGTTTGATACCAGCGGAAATCTTAAATTTTCCAAAGCATGGTTTTGAAATGCCAATTGGTTTTTGGCTTATAAAACATTTTGAAAAAGAGCTAAATTATTTACAAAATGTTAGTTTTTTAAATCAAGAATATGTCAAAAAATTGGTTTGTGATTTACGTCGAAATCCTAAAAATTACTTAAAAGTTTGGACATTGCTTGTTTTGTGTAAATGGCTGGAAAAACAAGGTTTTGAGATTGCATGA
- a CDS encoding ABC transporter ATP-binding protein, with protein MNTLKRIFSYTKKYWKRLVLSIIAATAYGIISAAPTYLIKFLVDKVFVERLTYLLIPFVIIMISLFLVKGLFMYLSNYYMNWVGSKVVNDIRLDLFKKIIYYPTSFYQEKTTGDLMSHFLSDITMIQNASSSAIKNGVRSFFEAIFLLLVAVYQTPKLACVILILGPVIAFIIKRMGTNMRETARRSQNSMGSISSILQEMFIGIREIKSFNAENSTTSKFAGYLHNYFSSIMKNVQAISITPALIEIIAMSSFGIIFYVAALQVLSGSITPGQLTSFFAAMLFAYQPLKRLINVYTDVQSGIASANRVFEVMDKTYPTQKTGNIIINNFSNALTFENVSFEYNKNQPVLKNISIKLNKGETIGMVGPSGSGKSTFCDLLLGFIEPSNGAIKIDGIDLRTISTESLRSQIGYVGQKTFLFNDTIFANISYAKPNATMEEVEAASKAAFAHEFIENLPNGYQTIVGENGTLLSGGQKQRLTIARALLKNPDILIFDEATSALDTKSEEMIRLALEEISKTKTVIMISHRMSLIEKMDRILMIQNGEVIEMTKNVMPKENLELKQI; from the coding sequence ATGAATACATTAAAAAGAATTTTTAGCTATACAAAGAAATACTGGAAACGGTTAGTTTTATCCATTATCGCTGCAACAGCTTATGGAATAATTTCTGCAGCCCCAACTTACCTTATCAAGTTCTTAGTTGATAAAGTTTTTGTCGAAAGATTAACTTATCTTTTGATCCCTTTTGTCATAATCATGATCAGTTTATTCTTGGTAAAAGGTCTTTTTATGTATCTTTCAAACTATTACATGAACTGGGTTGGCAGCAAAGTGGTCAATGACATTCGCTTAGATCTTTTCAAAAAAATAATTTATTACCCAACATCCTTTTATCAAGAAAAAACTACCGGCGACCTCATGTCTCACTTTTTGAGTGATATAACAATGATCCAAAACGCATCTTCTTCAGCTATAAAAAATGGTGTAAGAAGTTTTTTTGAAGCTATATTTTTGCTTTTAGTTGCAGTGTATCAAACTCCAAAACTTGCTTGTGTCATTCTTATTTTAGGACCCGTAATTGCATTTATTATCAAAAGAATGGGCACAAACATGCGAGAAACGGCACGAAGAAGTCAGAACAGCATGGGTTCTATAAGTTCGATTTTACAAGAAATGTTTATCGGAATTCGAGAAATCAAATCTTTCAATGCAGAAAACAGCACAACTTCTAAATTTGCAGGCTATCTACACAACTATTTCTCCTCGATAATGAAAAACGTCCAAGCCATTTCTATCACACCAGCTCTTATCGAAATCATAGCAATGAGTAGCTTTGGAATTATTTTTTATGTGGCTGCATTGCAGGTTTTATCTGGAAGTATCACACCTGGACAATTAACATCATTCTTTGCTGCAATGTTATTTGCCTATCAACCATTAAAAAGACTTATCAACGTTTATACTGATGTTCAAAGCGGTATCGCATCCGCAAACAGAGTATTTGAAGTTATGGACAAAACTTACCCAACACAAAAAACAGGAAATATTATCATAAACAATTTCTCAAATGCTCTTACATTCGAAAACGTTTCCTTCGAATACAACAAAAACCAACCGGTTTTAAAAAATATATCGATCAAACTAAACAAAGGTGAAACAATTGGAATGGTTGGACCATCGGGAAGCGGAAAAAGTACTTTTTGCGATTTACTTTTAGGTTTTATCGAACCAAGCAACGGGGCTATCAAAATTGATGGCATTGACTTAAGAACCATTTCCACAGAAAGTTTAAGGTCTCAAATAGGATATGTCGGCCAAAAAACATTTTTATTCAACGATACGATCTTTGCAAACATTTCATATGCAAAACCAAATGCAACGATGGAAGAAGTTGAAGCTGCGAGTAAAGCAGCTTTCGCACATGAATTCATCGAAAACCTTCCAAATGGTTACCAAACAATTGTAGGCGAAAATGGAACATTACTTTCCGGTGGACAAAAACAAAGGCTTACCATCGCTCGAGCTCTACTCAAAAATCCTGATATTTTGATCTTTGACGAAGCCACATCAGCGCTCGATACAAAATCTGAAGAAATGATACGACTTGCTCTCGAAGAAATTTCAAAAACAAAAACAGTAATTATGATCTCACACAGAATGTCTTTAATTGAAAAAATGGATAGAATTTTAATGATTCAAAATGGTGAAGTCATAGAAATGACTAAAAATGTTATGCCTAAAGAAAATTTAGAGTTAAAACAGATATAA
- the glyA gene encoding serine hydroxymethyltransferase (catalyzes the reaction of glycine with 5,10-methylenetetrahydrofolate to form L-serine and tetrahydrofolate), which produces MKNRILNLINQEQNRQETTINLIASENYASKDVLAAAGSVLTNKYAEGYPQKRYYGGCKFVDVVEEETIKLGKQLFNSNHINVQPHSGSSANMAVYFSKLNPGDTILGMSLSCGGHLTHGHKINFSGKLFNFVPYFVDKETELLDYDKIEKLAEEYKPKMIVAGASAYSRIIDFAKFSDIAKRHNALLFVDMAHIAGLVAAKLHPSPVGLADFVSSTTHKTLRGPRGGMIICKEEFANLIDKSVMPGIQGGPLMHIIAAKGIAFSEALDPKFTDYQKQVILNAKIMAKTLKDLGYNIVSGDTDNHLFLINLKKSKIAESFPQINGFQVEQVLENCNISLNRNSIPFDTESPLKTSGIRIGSPAITTRGFKEKEAIQVCLFIDEIIKNQNNEQFLQKVTTEIKTLCDKFPIYQ; this is translated from the coding sequence ATGAAAAATCGCATCCTTAACCTTATAAACCAAGAACAAAACCGCCAAGAAACCACAATAAATTTGATAGCATCCGAAAATTATGCATCGAAAGATGTTTTAGCAGCCGCCGGTTCTGTTTTAACCAATAAATATGCTGAAGGCTATCCACAAAAAAGATATTACGGCGGATGCAAATTTGTAGATGTAGTTGAAGAAGAAACAATAAAACTTGGTAAACAACTTTTTAATTCAAATCATATAAACGTTCAACCTCATAGCGGCTCCAGTGCAAATATGGCTGTTTATTTTAGCAAGCTAAATCCCGGCGATACCATTTTGGGAATGTCACTTAGTTGCGGCGGACATTTAACTCACGGTCACAAAATCAATTTTTCTGGAAAATTGTTCAACTTCGTACCTTATTTTGTCGATAAAGAAACAGAACTTCTCGATTATGATAAAATCGAAAAGCTAGCTGAAGAATATAAACCTAAAATGATCGTCGCCGGAGCATCTGCATACTCGAGAATCATCGATTTTGCAAAATTCTCGGACATTGCCAAAAGACATAATGCGCTCCTTTTTGTCGATATGGCACACATAGCAGGACTTGTAGCTGCAAAGTTACATCCATCACCAGTAGGGTTAGCAGATTTTGTAAGCAGCACAACACACAAAACTTTGCGTGGACCTCGAGGCGGAATGATTATCTGCAAAGAAGAGTTTGCAAATTTAATAGATAAATCTGTAATGCCGGGAATACAAGGTGGACCACTAATGCACATCATCGCAGCAAAAGGAATAGCTTTCAGCGAAGCGCTTGACCCTAAATTCACAGACTATCAAAAACAAGTGATTCTAAATGCTAAAATAATGGCTAAAACATTAAAGGATTTAGGTTATAACATTGTTTCAGGTGATACCGACAACCACCTATTTTTAATAAATTTGAAAAAATCAAAAATCGCAGAAAGTTTTCCACAAATAAATGGATTCCAAGTTGAACAAGTCTTGGAAAACTGCAACATTTCTCTTAACCGAAATAGCATCCCATTTGACACCGAATCCCCTCTTAAAACCAGTGGAATTCGTATCGGAAGTCCTGCTATAACAACCCGAGGGTTTAAAGAAAAAGAAGCAATTCAAGTTTGCCTTTTCATAGATGAGATAATTAAAAATCAAAATAATGAACAATTTTTACAAAAAGTTACAACCGAGATAAAAACTTTATGCGATAAGTTTCCAATTTATCAATAA
- the efp gene encoding elongation factor P gives MIATSDFKRGSSKILLRNEPWLVVEFQHVKPGKGGAFVRTKLKNLITSRMLEETFRSGEKFDEPDLEYKKMQYLYKEGDLHHFMDQSDYEQLEFNSSQVESAKDYLKENEIYKVVFFTGKPISLEAPTFMELKVVETIPGVRGDTAQGGASKPAKLETGVTVQVPLFINEGDKVKVDTRENKYIERC, from the coding sequence GTGATAGCAACATCAGATTTCAAAAGAGGTAGCAGCAAAATATTACTTAGAAATGAGCCATGGCTTGTTGTAGAGTTTCAACATGTAAAACCAGGAAAAGGTGGCGCATTTGTACGAACAAAGCTTAAAAACTTGATTACAAGCCGAATGCTAGAAGAGACTTTTAGATCGGGTGAAAAATTTGATGAACCAGATCTAGAGTACAAAAAAATGCAATATCTCTACAAAGAAGGTGATTTGCACCATTTCATGGATCAAAGTGACTATGAACAGCTTGAATTTAATTCTTCACAGGTCGAATCCGCAAAAGATTATCTTAAAGAAAACGAAATTTATAAAGTTGTATTTTTTACCGGCAAACCAATATCTCTAGAAGCTCCAACTTTTATGGAATTAAAAGTTGTTGAAACTATTCCTGGAGTTCGAGGTGATACAGCTCAAGGTGGCGCTTCAAAACCTGCAAAACTTGAAACTGGCGTTACGGTACAAGTTCCTCTTTTTATAAACGAGGGCGACAAAGTAAAAGTTGATACTCGAGAAAATAAATACATAGAGCGTTGTTAA
- the nusB gene encoding transcription antitermination factor NusB, with translation MDFEIMKKNVLENDDQLKDVLKIDKTADSDSSDFKVSEQELRSQIESEDQALIDIENDKMRTPKTMRDVRCLIFQFMYAMEQFDYSVSFESVIDNFRRGFNLEIPDDFIAIKIARDTIAKREELDAKITPLLKNWKIDRLGCCTLLILRLAMWEFENNKDTSAAIIINEAIELAKSFGEKNSYKFINGILDEAIKSLNLPNTKTEKVNASGE, from the coding sequence ATGGATTTTGAAATTATGAAAAAAAATGTTTTGGAAAATGACGACCAATTAAAAGATGTTTTAAAAATCGATAAAACTGCCGATTCTGATAGTTCCGATTTTAAGGTTTCCGAGCAAGAATTACGTTCGCAGATCGAAAGCGAAGATCAAGCGTTAATTGATATTGAGAATGATAAAATGCGAACACCTAAAACGATGCGTGATGTTCGTTGTTTAATTTTTCAGTTTATGTATGCGATGGAACAATTTGATTATTCAGTATCTTTTGAATCAGTTATTGATAATTTTCGTCGAGGTTTTAATTTAGAAATTCCGGATGATTTTATTGCTATAAAAATAGCACGCGATACGATAGCAAAACGTGAAGAATTAGATGCCAAAATTACACCTCTGTTAAAAAATTGGAAAATAGACAGGCTTGGTTGTTGTACTCTTTTAATTTTGCGTCTTGCCATGTGGGAATTTGAAAATAATAAAGATACGTCAGCTGCTATTATCATTAATGAAGCAATTGAGCTTGCAAAAAGCTTTGGTGAAAAAAATTCCTATAAATTTATAAACGGAATCTTGGATGAAGCTATAAAATCTCTAAATTTGCCAAACACTAAAACTGAAAAGGTAAATGCTAGTGGAGAATAA
- a CDS encoding 3-deoxy-8-phosphooctulonate synthase yields MLVENKNFSFLKEIRGNEKPLIFILGPCVIESESHTLKMAESLKKLSEKLNFKLIFKSSFDKANRTSLSGFRGVGLATGKKILSKVKNELDLPIITDVHESSQVEEISSFADILQIPAFLCRQTDLLLAVGKSGKIVHLKKGQFVTCGAIEKAAKKIESTGNKNIWLCERGYAFGYGDLIVDFRNFTTMKSFGRPVTFDATHSVQKPSGLGDASGGDRSFVADLAISAVSAGIAGIFMEVHDNPEKALCDGPNSIRLSQLEDLIKYLMELDAFVKSKKRPEIY; encoded by the coding sequence ATGCTAGTGGAGAATAAAAATTTTTCATTTTTAAAAGAAATAAGAGGAAACGAAAAGCCTCTTATTTTTATTTTAGGCCCTTGCGTAATTGAGAGTGAAAGTCACACGCTAAAAATGGCTGAAAGCCTCAAAAAACTTTCAGAAAAGCTTAACTTTAAATTAATTTTTAAAAGTTCTTTTGATAAAGCAAACCGAACATCACTTTCTGGTTTTCGAGGTGTAGGATTAGCGACGGGCAAAAAGATTTTGTCTAAGGTCAAAAATGAATTAGATTTGCCAATAATCACAGATGTTCATGAGTCATCTCAAGTTGAAGAAATTTCCTCTTTTGCGGATATTTTACAAATCCCAGCTTTTTTATGTAGACAGACTGATTTATTACTAGCAGTTGGTAAAAGTGGGAAAATTGTACATTTGAAAAAAGGACAATTTGTTACTTGTGGTGCTATTGAAAAAGCTGCTAAAAAGATTGAATCTACTGGCAATAAAAATATTTGGCTCTGTGAGCGAGGCTATGCTTTTGGTTATGGAGATTTGATTGTTGATTTTAGAAATTTTACCACAATGAAATCTTTTGGCCGACCGGTCACATTTGATGCAACTCATTCAGTCCAAAAACCAAGTGGTTTGGGCGATGCTTCAGGTGGAGATAGAAGCTTTGTTGCCGATCTTGCAATTTCTGCAGTTTCAGCAGGAATCGCGGGTATATTCATGGAAGTACATGATAATCCAGAAAAAGCATTATGTGATGGTCCAAACTCAATTCGTTTATCACAGCTAGAAGATTTAATTAAATATTTAATGGAACTTGATGCCTTTGTGAAGAGCAAAAAGCGACCAGAGATTTATTAG
- a CDS encoding nucleoside-diphosphate kinase: MTERTLALIKPDGVVKKYSGKIIDRIEHEGFTIINLKKLQLTKEQGEAFYAVHREKPFFGELVEYITSGPIIAIALEKDNAVLAWRNLMGATNPEKAEPNSIRKLYGTSLNSNATHGSDSIENGQKEIAFFFPNLK, from the coding sequence ATGACAGAAAGAACATTAGCTCTAATTAAGCCAGATGGTGTTGTTAAAAAATATTCTGGTAAAATAATTGATCGAATCGAACATGAAGGTTTCACAATAATCAACTTGAAAAAACTTCAATTAACAAAAGAACAAGGTGAAGCTTTTTATGCAGTTCATAGAGAAAAACCTTTTTTTGGAGAACTTGTAGAATATATTACATCAGGACCAATCATTGCAATCGCCCTTGAAAAAGATAACGCTGTATTAGCATGGCGAAATTTAATGGGCGCTACAAATCCAGAAAAAGCTGAACCAAACAGTATACGAAAACTATATGGAACAAGCTTAAATTCAAATGCAACACATGGTTCAGACTCTATTGAAAATGGTCAAAAAGAAATTGCTTTCTTTTTCCCAAATCTGAAATAA
- a CDS encoding 30S ribosomal protein S1: MQKKPSGLNTSAMLNFEFSEQEGALNQEQLKELESLYGEINQFQEGIVLAGKIVNASSDGVLIDIQYKSNGLIPSHEFSPIELKRLTPGNDLEVVIDRLEDESGNVVLSYQKAKALRAWNKITETSEKDEPVSGIVTHKVKGGLSVDIGIPAFLPGSQVDVQRVSDFDQFVGQEVTCKILKVNKKRGNVIISRRKYIEEQKYEDRKKALDTIQEGQVVSGIVKNITNYGVFVDIGGIDGLLHITDMSWGRVNHPSELVKIGDTISVKVLSFDKDREKISLGMKQLTDNPWLNIENKYSIGSTVTGKISSITDYGLFAEIEKGIEGLVHISEISWTDRIANLSKHYKIGDEIKAKIVALDVENRRMSLSIKQLAEDPWKKVAETIKPGEKIKGQISNITDFGLFVRVANGIDGLVHVSDLSWTDHIAHPNELFKKGDAVEAVVLSIDPDNRKISLGIKQLKDDPWKDIEQRYPVGTVVEGTITKITNFGAFVKFQDGIEGLAHISELSNKEIGKIEDILKVGEQVSFKIIKVNQEERKLALSLKALTIPQETKEKTVAKEKVVAKEKTTSAAAPKKKTAHAEAPAKNGFNNSLQQALADHAAKIKDKN, from the coding sequence AATTCCAAGAAGGAATTGTTCTCGCTGGAAAAATTGTAAATGCAAGTTCTGATGGTGTCTTAATCGATATTCAATACAAATCTAACGGACTAATTCCATCTCATGAATTTTCGCCAATCGAACTTAAAAGACTTACACCTGGCAACGACCTAGAAGTAGTAATCGATCGTTTAGAAGATGAAAGTGGAAACGTAGTTCTTTCCTACCAAAAAGCAAAAGCTCTTCGCGCATGGAATAAAATCACTGAAACATCTGAAAAAGATGAACCTGTCAGCGGTATAGTCACTCATAAAGTCAAAGGTGGTTTAAGCGTAGATATCGGAATTCCAGCTTTCTTACCAGGCTCTCAAGTTGACGTTCAAAGAGTATCTGATTTTGACCAATTCGTAGGTCAAGAAGTTACTTGCAAAATCTTAAAAGTTAACAAAAAACGTGGCAACGTCATCATCTCAAGAAGAAAATATATTGAAGAACAAAAATACGAAGATCGCAAAAAAGCACTTGATACTATTCAAGAAGGTCAAGTTGTTAGCGGTATCGTAAAAAATATCACCAATTACGGTGTGTTTGTTGATATCGGCGGAATCGACGGATTATTACATATTACAGACATGTCATGGGGAAGAGTCAATCATCCAAGCGAACTTGTAAAGATTGGCGATACCATCTCTGTAAAAGTTTTATCATTTGATAAAGACAGAGAAAAAATCTCTCTTGGCATGAAACAATTAACCGACAATCCTTGGTTGAATATCGAAAATAAATATTCAATAGGCAGCACAGTAACAGGCAAAATTTCAAGCATCACGGATTACGGCTTATTTGCTGAGATCGAAAAAGGTATTGAAGGTCTTGTACATATTTCAGAAATTTCATGGACAGACAGAATCGCAAACCTTTCAAAGCATTACAAAATAGGCGATGAAATCAAAGCTAAAATCGTAGCACTTGATGTAGAAAATCGTAGAATGTCTCTAAGTATCAAACAACTTGCTGAAGATCCTTGGAAAAAGGTAGCTGAAACAATCAAACCTGGCGAAAAAATCAAAGGCCAAATCAGCAATATTACTGATTTCGGTTTATTTGTTAGAGTCGCTAATGGAATCGACGGACTTGTTCACGTTTCAGATTTATCTTGGACAGATCATATAGCTCATCCAAATGAACTCTTCAAAAAAGGTGATGCTGTTGAAGCTGTTGTACTTTCTATAGATCCAGACAATAGAAAAATATCCTTAGGTATCAAACAACTTAAAGATGATCCTTGGAAAGATATTGAACAAAGATATCCAGTAGGCACAGTTGTCGAAGGAACAATAACAAAAATTACCAATTTCGGTGCTTTTGTTAAATTCCAAGACGGCATTGAAGGCTTAGCTCATATTTCTGAACTTTCAAACAAAGAAATTGGTAAAATTGAAGATATTTTAAAAGTTGGCGAACAAGTCAGCTTCAAAATTATCAAAGTTAACCAAGAAGAAAGAAAGCTTGCTTTGAGCTTAAAAGCTTTAACAATTCCTCAAGAAACTAAAGAAAAAACAGTTGCTAAAGAAAAAGTAGTTGCTAAAGAAAAAACAACTTCCGCTGCTGCGCCTAAAAAGAAAACAGCTCATGCAGAAGCTCCAGCTAAGAATGGTTTCAACAACTCCTTACAACAAGCATTAGCAGATCACGCAGCTAAAATTAAAGATAAAAACTAA